A portion of the Deinococcus fonticola genome contains these proteins:
- a CDS encoding nitroreductase family protein → MQTVAEVLVGHRSIRRFKPDEIPQAVIDEVLREAIVGTSSSGNLNSYSLVLTRDPERRRRLYELHGEQDFILQAPLVVTFCADWNRTRAWLKLRGARDNFNNFLGYHVAAFDAMLLSQSVVLGFEARGYGICYMGTTLYAMGEIAELLGLPETCLPVTTIVVGVPDEHLGKRDRLPLRAFVHDEIYRVADTPELEDIYREREVSGWQRYMSTPRLKALCEQGGITSLAQFYTSPCEDDPDAFGPESTRLLAALQKSGFLPASLDTAVPAAQEK, encoded by the coding sequence ATGCAAACTGTGGCGGAGGTACTGGTGGGGCACCGTTCCATTCGGCGCTTCAAACCGGACGAGATTCCCCAGGCGGTCATCGACGAGGTGCTGCGGGAGGCCATTGTCGGCACGTCGTCTTCGGGCAATCTGAACAGCTACTCGCTGGTGCTGACACGTGACCCGGAGCGCAGGCGCCGCCTTTACGAACTGCACGGTGAACAGGACTTCATTCTTCAGGCGCCGCTGGTCGTGACCTTCTGTGCCGACTGGAACCGCACGCGGGCGTGGTTGAAACTGCGCGGGGCGCGCGACAACTTCAACAACTTCCTGGGCTATCACGTGGCGGCGTTCGATGCCATGCTGCTCTCGCAGAGCGTGGTTCTGGGCTTCGAGGCGCGGGGTTACGGCATCTGCTATATGGGCACCACGCTGTACGCCATGGGCGAGATCGCGGAGTTGCTGGGGCTGCCGGAAACTTGTCTTCCCGTGACGACCATCGTGGTGGGCGTGCCGGACGAGCACCTCGGCAAGCGCGACCGGTTGCCGCTGCGCGCCTTTGTGCATGACGAGATTTACCGCGTCGCCGACACACCCGAACTGGAGGACATCTACCGTGAGCGTGAAGTCAGCGGCTGGCAGCGGTACATGTCCACGCCACGCCTGAAAGCCCTGTGCGAGCAGGGGGGGATCACGTCCCTGGCGCAGTTTTACACCAGCCCTTGCGAGGACGACCCGGACGCCTTCGGGCCGGAATCGACACGGCTGCTGGCCGCGCTGCAAAAAAGCGGTTTTCTGCCGGCCTCGCTGGATACCGCCGTACCTGCGGCGCAGGAGAAATGA
- a CDS encoding M20/M25/M40 family metallo-hydrolase, giving the protein MPLEYLTRIAQTPAPTFDEAQRADLITRLWEGLGYACERDEVGNVVTRIAPPGTAQRPALAVMAHLDTVFGPQTDVTVQQDGDRYSGPGVGDNSASLAVVTAFLRDLRGQTGQLRRPLWVVANVGEEGLGDLRGAKHFLARNRAGLGALLAVDGYLGVAVTKGVGVRRYKARFVGPGGHSWGDEAPSALHALGLAISGLYALHRPLSPRTTLNVGTATGGNSVNSIAATAELLLDLRSLDPEPLMELDSRAQEVLNRAARDAGVSLSIERVGDRPGGDLRAGPLLDLAQQAAKEQRLDFRQASSSTDANAAVPHQLPAMTLGVYRGGNAHREDEWVQGSSLPKGLKLLRRVVELYQHQPVG; this is encoded by the coding sequence ATGCCTCTTGAATACCTGACGCGCATCGCCCAGACGCCCGCCCCGACCTTCGACGAGGCGCAGCGGGCTGACCTGATCACCCGCCTCTGGGAGGGCCTCGGGTACGCCTGCGAACGAGACGAGGTGGGCAACGTCGTGACGCGCATTGCGCCTCCAGGCACGGCGCAGCGGCCTGCGCTGGCGGTCATGGCGCACCTGGACACCGTGTTCGGCCCTCAGACAGATGTAACTGTGCAGCAGGACGGCGACCGGTACAGCGGGCCGGGCGTGGGTGACAACAGTGCCAGCCTGGCGGTGGTCACGGCCTTTCTGCGTGACCTGCGCGGGCAGACCGGGCAACTCAGACGCCCGCTGTGGGTGGTCGCCAACGTCGGTGAGGAAGGCCTGGGCGACCTGCGCGGCGCCAAGCACTTCCTCGCGCGCAACCGCGCCGGCCTGGGGGCGCTGCTGGCCGTGGACGGTTACCTGGGCGTGGCGGTCACCAAGGGCGTGGGTGTCCGGCGCTACAAGGCCCGGTTTGTGGGGCCTGGGGGGCACTCCTGGGGCGACGAGGCCCCCAGCGCCCTGCACGCCCTGGGGCTGGCGATCAGCGGCCTGTACGCCCTGCACCGGCCCCTCTCGCCGCGCACCACCCTGAACGTCGGCACGGCCACCGGCGGAAACAGCGTGAACAGCATCGCCGCGACGGCCGAGCTGCTGCTCGACCTACGTTCCCTTGACCCTGAACCGCTGATGGAGCTCGACAGCCGTGCCCAGGAGGTGCTGAACCGCGCCGCCCGGGACGCTGGTGTCAGCCTCAGCATCGAACGCGTCGGCGACCGGCCCGGCGGTGACCTGAGGGCTGGGCCGCTGCTCGACCTGGCCCAGCAGGCCGCGAAAGAACAGCGCCTGGATTTCCGGCAGGCCTCCAGCAGCACCGATGCCAACGCCGCTGTGCCCCACCAGCTGCCTGCCATGACCCTGGGCGTCTACCGGGGCGGCAATGCCCACCGCGAAGACGAGTGGGTGCAGGGCAGCAGCCTTCCCAAAGGCCTGAAACTCCTGCGGCGCGTCGTGGAACTGTACCAGCACCAGCCCGTCGGATAA
- a CDS encoding VC0807 family protein has translation MTAPVPAPEKAKRRIPKTIWDLVFTLVIPIMILSPNLLGEGIGVASLLGDGQTGNVRAYLLAALVPVGYVLWDILVNRNVSPVALIGGAGALFSGALAFWYVDGFWYAIKDSARSYLTGLLFLISAATRVPLFRVFLDAASIGESEADRVATRQAMADPGVHQGLVLGTVAFAVVDVVGGLVNSAVNYQRVTAKFGSDAFNAQVAEVNAIMRVPGMVISLLGVGLAMWLVQRAVKRRFGEQASVFEPSKLAAAMREKGELGV, from the coding sequence GTGACTGCCCCTGTTCCCGCTCCCGAAAAGGCCAAGCGCCGCATTCCGAAGACCATCTGGGACTTAGTTTTTACGCTGGTGATTCCAATCATGATCCTGAGTCCGAACCTGCTGGGTGAGGGAATCGGCGTGGCGAGTCTGCTGGGGGACGGGCAGACCGGGAACGTCCGCGCTTACCTGCTGGCGGCGCTTGTTCCGGTGGGGTACGTGTTGTGGGACATCCTGGTGAACCGCAACGTCAGCCCGGTGGCGCTGATCGGTGGGGCAGGGGCGCTGTTCAGCGGGGCGCTGGCGTTCTGGTACGTGGACGGGTTCTGGTACGCCATCAAGGACAGCGCCCGCTCGTACCTGACGGGGCTGCTGTTCCTGATCAGTGCCGCCACCCGCGTGCCGCTGTTCCGCGTGTTTCTGGACGCCGCCAGCATCGGCGAGAGCGAAGCCGACCGGGTGGCGACCCGCCAGGCGATGGCTGACCCCGGGGTTCACCAGGGGCTGGTGCTGGGAACGGTGGCGTTCGCCGTGGTGGATGTCGTGGGCGGACTGGTCAACAGCGCCGTGAACTACCAGCGGGTGACCGCGAAATTCGGTTCGGACGCCTTCAACGCGCAGGTGGCGGAAGTGAACGCCATCATGCGGGTTCCGGGGATGGTCATCAGCCTGCTGGGCGTGGGCCTGGCAATGTGGCTGGTACAGCGCGCCGTGAAGCGCCGTTTTGGGGAGCAGGCCAGCGTGTTCGAACCCTCCAAACTGGCCGCCGCCATGCGTGAAAAAGGCGAGCTGGGCGTGTAG